A single Pristis pectinata isolate sPriPec2 chromosome 6, sPriPec2.1.pri, whole genome shotgun sequence DNA region contains:
- the ttc14 gene encoding tetratricopeptide repeat protein 14 isoform X3: MLNMNKDLMRQAVGYHGPTLLSLLKSEQYENPDIQSVSAEFLKTALHHRKDRRIDNIGIQQFIARKADLLFAPSWKSTVSTELNDEETEDYYAIMPPLEQLMEVPSDDKRQYFFRDIERGDIVIGRVASIREFGFFLTLICLGGDLGRDIESLEITALCPVRDVPSHGKHEDPLSYFQVGDLVRVVVKDVDRYHERLAVTLRPSVLPTRLSHWKLGVISSEDLPTYYRRNSTLDSHVTETYDSVLHHTLGFANPSTVEYLLGKLGISEIESPSLMRGLQSKNFIGDDYAAALRKKQSASWALKCVKAGVDHFKAGHHVDAMNEYNKALEIDSNNVEALVARGALYATKGSLSKAISDFDLALETCPTHRNAKKYLCQTLVERGGQLEEEEKLVNAENCYKKALNLDETFSEAEEALQKLRKHMQKREKKRKKSRCQVQRNCVSC; encoded by the exons ATGCTGAATATGAACAAGGATCTCATGCGCCAGGCGGTGGGTTATCACGGGCCCACGTTGTTATCCCTTTTGAAAAGTGAGCAATATGAGAACCCAGACATTCAAAGCGTTTCGGCCGAGTTCTTGAAAACAGCGCTGCATCACAG AAAGGATAGAAGAATTGATAATATTGGCATACAGCAGTTCATCGCAAGAAAAGCAGACCTTCTGTTTGCTCCGTCGTGGAAATCAACTGTTAGTACTGAACTGAATGATGAAGAGACAGAAG attattaTGCAATTATGCCTCCTTTGGAACAGTTGATGGAGGTTCCAAGTGATGACAAAAGGCAGTACTTCTTCCGTGATATTGAACGTGGGGACATTGTGATTGGACGAGTTGCATCTATTCGTGAATTTGGGTTCTTTCTAACATTGATCTGTCTTGGAGGGGATCTCGGCCGGGACATTGAATCCTTGGAAATAACG GCACTTTGTCCTGTAAGAGATGTACCTTCACATGGAAAACATGAAGATCCTTTGTCTTACTTTCAAGTAGGAGATCTTGTAAGAG TTGTTGTAAAAGATGTTGATCGTTACCATGAAAGACTTGCGGTAACTTTGCGCCCTTCGGTTCTTCCAACTCGCCTTTCTCATTGGAAATTGGGTGTTATCAGTAGCGAAGATCTTCCCACATACTACAG GCGAAATTCAACACTGGACAGTCATGTTACAGAAACATATGACAGCGTTTTACACCACACACTTGGATTTGCTAATCCATCAACAGTTGAATATTTATTGGGCAAACTTGGAATTAGTGAAATTGAATCGCCATCCCTGATGAGAGGGTTGCAGAG CAAAAATTTTATAGGAGAtgattatgctgcagctttaagGAAAAAACAGTCAGCATCTTGGGCATTAAAGTG TGTCAAGGCTGGGGTGGACCATTTTAAAGCAGGACACCATGTAGATGCTATGAATGAGTACAACAAAGCTTTAGAAATTGACAGCAATAATGTTGAAGCTCTTGTGGCTCGTGGTGCTCT CTATGCAACAAAAGGAAGTCTAAGCAAAGCTATTTCTGACTTTGACTTGGCTTTGGAAACCTgtccaacacacaggaatgcaaaGAAATATCTCTGTCAGACTCTAGTGGAAAGAGGAGGCCA gTTAGAGGAAGAAGAAAAGTTGGTGAATGCTGAGAATTGCTATAAAAAAGCATTGAATCTCGATGAAACTTTCAGTGAGGCTGAGGAAGCTTTACAGAAGTTAAGGAAACACATGCAG aaacgagagaagaagagaaaaaaatcgAGGTGTCAAGTGCAGAGAAATTGCGTAAGctgttaa
- the ttc14 gene encoding tetratricopeptide repeat protein 14 isoform X1, translating into MLNMNKDLMRQAVGYHGPTLLSLLKSEQYENPDIQSVSAEFLKTALHHRKDRRIDNIGIQQFIARKADLLFAPSWKSTVSTELNDEETEDYYAIMPPLEQLMEVPSDDKRQYFFRDIERGDIVIGRVASIREFGFFLTLICLGGDLGRDIESLEITALCPVRDVPSHGKHEDPLSYFQVGDLVRVVVKDVDRYHERLAVTLRPSVLPTRLSHWKLGVISSEDLPTYYRRNSTLDSHVTETYDSVLHHTLGFANPSTVEYLLGKLGISEIESPSLMRGLQSKNFIGDDYAAALRKKQSASWALKCVKAGVDHFKAGHHVDAMNEYNKALEIDSNNVEALVARGALYATKGSLSKAISDFDLALETCPTHRNAKKYLCQTLVERGGQLEEEEKLVNAENCYKKALNLDETFSEAEEALQKLRKHMQKSLEKKTKETREEEKKIEVSSAEKLRKLLKEEKRMKKKRKKSTSSSSPDSPESSWSSSSSSPERSRKHKSTKKRQRKRSGSSRSQKRRLSKSSCDEKIYHMHTNKKEWYTPPADTSASFLNQKQEVAKLLEKNESPVDQWSEIMEKRRYCSVSSSSVEILDPLEGRSEDNRNSLYSSRTHDSHCQRDKRHKTDTGRGLCDKKSNDQDKIRKWSQEYEFDNESISKTYEKSNRSYFESSWSEYSHLSGDKYQHERKVSQLINSNSKDERCDYGKSGDGRKNFVHESSSKDWRDESVDRHYREDKRENSKENPHNHNAATGKAVKSMPQNLLEIFNQIAEFEKGKEYGGECKQKNK; encoded by the exons ATGCTGAATATGAACAAGGATCTCATGCGCCAGGCGGTGGGTTATCACGGGCCCACGTTGTTATCCCTTTTGAAAAGTGAGCAATATGAGAACCCAGACATTCAAAGCGTTTCGGCCGAGTTCTTGAAAACAGCGCTGCATCACAG AAAGGATAGAAGAATTGATAATATTGGCATACAGCAGTTCATCGCAAGAAAAGCAGACCTTCTGTTTGCTCCGTCGTGGAAATCAACTGTTAGTACTGAACTGAATGATGAAGAGACAGAAG attattaTGCAATTATGCCTCCTTTGGAACAGTTGATGGAGGTTCCAAGTGATGACAAAAGGCAGTACTTCTTCCGTGATATTGAACGTGGGGACATTGTGATTGGACGAGTTGCATCTATTCGTGAATTTGGGTTCTTTCTAACATTGATCTGTCTTGGAGGGGATCTCGGCCGGGACATTGAATCCTTGGAAATAACG GCACTTTGTCCTGTAAGAGATGTACCTTCACATGGAAAACATGAAGATCCTTTGTCTTACTTTCAAGTAGGAGATCTTGTAAGAG TTGTTGTAAAAGATGTTGATCGTTACCATGAAAGACTTGCGGTAACTTTGCGCCCTTCGGTTCTTCCAACTCGCCTTTCTCATTGGAAATTGGGTGTTATCAGTAGCGAAGATCTTCCCACATACTACAG GCGAAATTCAACACTGGACAGTCATGTTACAGAAACATATGACAGCGTTTTACACCACACACTTGGATTTGCTAATCCATCAACAGTTGAATATTTATTGGGCAAACTTGGAATTAGTGAAATTGAATCGCCATCCCTGATGAGAGGGTTGCAGAG CAAAAATTTTATAGGAGAtgattatgctgcagctttaagGAAAAAACAGTCAGCATCTTGGGCATTAAAGTG TGTCAAGGCTGGGGTGGACCATTTTAAAGCAGGACACCATGTAGATGCTATGAATGAGTACAACAAAGCTTTAGAAATTGACAGCAATAATGTTGAAGCTCTTGTGGCTCGTGGTGCTCT CTATGCAACAAAAGGAAGTCTAAGCAAAGCTATTTCTGACTTTGACTTGGCTTTGGAAACCTgtccaacacacaggaatgcaaaGAAATATCTCTGTCAGACTCTAGTGGAAAGAGGAGGCCA gTTAGAGGAAGAAGAAAAGTTGGTGAATGCTGAGAATTGCTATAAAAAAGCATTGAATCTCGATGAAACTTTCAGTGAGGCTGAGGAAGCTTTACAGAAGTTAAGGAAACACATGCAG AAAtcacttgaaaaaaaaacaaaagaaacgagagaagaagagaaaaaaatcgAGGTGTCAAGTGCAGAGAAATTGCGTAAGctgttaaaagaagaaaaaag aatgaagaaaaaaagaaagaaatcaacTTCATCGTCTTCACCCGACTCACCTGAGTCTTCATGGTCTAGTTCATCATCTTCACCTGAACGTTCTAGGAAACACAAATCAACAAAGAAGCGACAGAGAAAACGTTCAGGTTCCTCACGTAGTCAGAAGAGGCGTTTAAGTAAAAGTTCATGTGATGAGAAAATTTATCATATGCATACCAATAAAAAAGAATGGTATACTCCTCCAGCTGATACTTCAGCTTCCTTTCtgaatcagaaacaggaagtAGCAAAGTTGCTGGAGAAAAATGAAAGTCCAGTTGACCAATGGTCAGAAATCATGGAGAAAAGAAGGTACTGTTCAGTTTCTTCATCATCAGTTGAAATTTTAGATCCTCTTGAAGGTAGGTCTGAAGATAACAGAAACTCTTTATATAGTTCAAGAACTCATGATAGTCATTGTCAGCGTGACAAAAGGCACAAAACAGATACAGGCAGGGGACTGTGTGACAAAAAATCAAATGACCAAGACAAAATTAGGAAGTGGAGTCAAGAATATGAATTTGATAATGAAAGCATTAGTAAAACGTATGAAAAAAGCAATAGGAGCTACTTTGAGTCTTCGTGGTCAGAATATTCACATTTATCAGGTGACAAGTACCAACATGAGAGGAAAGTTTCTCAGTTAATTAATTCCAATAGCAAAGATGAAAGATGTGATTATGGAAaaagtggagatggaagaaagaACTTTGTACATGAAAGTAGCTCCAAGGACTGGAGAGATGAAAGTGTAGATAGACATTACAGGGAAGATAAAAGGGAAAATTCCAAAGAAAACCCTCATAATCATAATGCTGCAACAGGGAAGGCAGTGAAAAGTATGCCTCAAAACCTGCTGGAAATTTTCAATCAAATTGCAGAGTTTGAGAAAGGCAAAGAATATGGAGGGGAATGTAAGCAGAAAAACAAATAG
- the ttc14 gene encoding tetratricopeptide repeat protein 14 isoform X2 has translation MPPLEQLMEVPSDDKRQYFFRDIERGDIVIGRVASIREFGFFLTLICLGGDLGRDIESLEITALCPVRDVPSHGKHEDPLSYFQVGDLVRVVVKDVDRYHERLAVTLRPSVLPTRLSHWKLGVISSEDLPTYYRRNSTLDSHVTETYDSVLHHTLGFANPSTVEYLLGKLGISEIESPSLMRGLQSKNFIGDDYAAALRKKQSASWALKCVKAGVDHFKAGHHVDAMNEYNKALEIDSNNVEALVARGALYATKGSLSKAISDFDLALETCPTHRNAKKYLCQTLVERGGQLEEEEKLVNAENCYKKALNLDETFSEAEEALQKLRKHMQKSLEKKTKETREEEKKIEVSSAEKLRKLLKEEKRMKKKRKKSTSSSSPDSPESSWSSSSSSPERSRKHKSTKKRQRKRSGSSRSQKRRLSKSSCDEKIYHMHTNKKEWYTPPADTSASFLNQKQEVAKLLEKNESPVDQWSEIMEKRRYCSVSSSSVEILDPLEGRSEDNRNSLYSSRTHDSHCQRDKRHKTDTGRGLCDKKSNDQDKIRKWSQEYEFDNESISKTYEKSNRSYFESSWSEYSHLSGDKYQHERKVSQLINSNSKDERCDYGKSGDGRKNFVHESSSKDWRDESVDRHYREDKRENSKENPHNHNAATGKAVKSMPQNLLEIFNQIAEFEKGKEYGGECKQKNK, from the exons ATGCCTCCTTTGGAACAGTTGATGGAGGTTCCAAGTGATGACAAAAGGCAGTACTTCTTCCGTGATATTGAACGTGGGGACATTGTGATTGGACGAGTTGCATCTATTCGTGAATTTGGGTTCTTTCTAACATTGATCTGTCTTGGAGGGGATCTCGGCCGGGACATTGAATCCTTGGAAATAACG GCACTTTGTCCTGTAAGAGATGTACCTTCACATGGAAAACATGAAGATCCTTTGTCTTACTTTCAAGTAGGAGATCTTGTAAGAG TTGTTGTAAAAGATGTTGATCGTTACCATGAAAGACTTGCGGTAACTTTGCGCCCTTCGGTTCTTCCAACTCGCCTTTCTCATTGGAAATTGGGTGTTATCAGTAGCGAAGATCTTCCCACATACTACAG GCGAAATTCAACACTGGACAGTCATGTTACAGAAACATATGACAGCGTTTTACACCACACACTTGGATTTGCTAATCCATCAACAGTTGAATATTTATTGGGCAAACTTGGAATTAGTGAAATTGAATCGCCATCCCTGATGAGAGGGTTGCAGAG CAAAAATTTTATAGGAGAtgattatgctgcagctttaagGAAAAAACAGTCAGCATCTTGGGCATTAAAGTG TGTCAAGGCTGGGGTGGACCATTTTAAAGCAGGACACCATGTAGATGCTATGAATGAGTACAACAAAGCTTTAGAAATTGACAGCAATAATGTTGAAGCTCTTGTGGCTCGTGGTGCTCT CTATGCAACAAAAGGAAGTCTAAGCAAAGCTATTTCTGACTTTGACTTGGCTTTGGAAACCTgtccaacacacaggaatgcaaaGAAATATCTCTGTCAGACTCTAGTGGAAAGAGGAGGCCA gTTAGAGGAAGAAGAAAAGTTGGTGAATGCTGAGAATTGCTATAAAAAAGCATTGAATCTCGATGAAACTTTCAGTGAGGCTGAGGAAGCTTTACAGAAGTTAAGGAAACACATGCAG AAAtcacttgaaaaaaaaacaaaagaaacgagagaagaagagaaaaaaatcgAGGTGTCAAGTGCAGAGAAATTGCGTAAGctgttaaaagaagaaaaaag aatgaagaaaaaaagaaagaaatcaacTTCATCGTCTTCACCCGACTCACCTGAGTCTTCATGGTCTAGTTCATCATCTTCACCTGAACGTTCTAGGAAACACAAATCAACAAAGAAGCGACAGAGAAAACGTTCAGGTTCCTCACGTAGTCAGAAGAGGCGTTTAAGTAAAAGTTCATGTGATGAGAAAATTTATCATATGCATACCAATAAAAAAGAATGGTATACTCCTCCAGCTGATACTTCAGCTTCCTTTCtgaatcagaaacaggaagtAGCAAAGTTGCTGGAGAAAAATGAAAGTCCAGTTGACCAATGGTCAGAAATCATGGAGAAAAGAAGGTACTGTTCAGTTTCTTCATCATCAGTTGAAATTTTAGATCCTCTTGAAGGTAGGTCTGAAGATAACAGAAACTCTTTATATAGTTCAAGAACTCATGATAGTCATTGTCAGCGTGACAAAAGGCACAAAACAGATACAGGCAGGGGACTGTGTGACAAAAAATCAAATGACCAAGACAAAATTAGGAAGTGGAGTCAAGAATATGAATTTGATAATGAAAGCATTAGTAAAACGTATGAAAAAAGCAATAGGAGCTACTTTGAGTCTTCGTGGTCAGAATATTCACATTTATCAGGTGACAAGTACCAACATGAGAGGAAAGTTTCTCAGTTAATTAATTCCAATAGCAAAGATGAAAGATGTGATTATGGAAaaagtggagatggaagaaagaACTTTGTACATGAAAGTAGCTCCAAGGACTGGAGAGATGAAAGTGTAGATAGACATTACAGGGAAGATAAAAGGGAAAATTCCAAAGAAAACCCTCATAATCATAATGCTGCAACAGGGAAGGCAGTGAAAAGTATGCCTCAAAACCTGCTGGAAATTTTCAATCAAATTGCAGAGTTTGAGAAAGGCAAAGAATATGGAGGGGAATGTAAGCAGAAAAACAAATAG